The stretch of DNA TGCGAATAGAGCCACCTCTGTTAGCAGTCTCGATTGATCAGCGTCAATGGCGTCCGGCAACCATTCTTTTACACGACCTTCTAGTTTCTTGGCGTACTGATCCTTCACGTTAGGCGCTTGTACTTTTATCTGTTCTAAGAGCCCCTGCATTTTACTGATTCGCATTTGTAGATCCTTGGTTAACGCTTTACCCTCCAATGTTCGCATTTTGACAAGTTCATCGGTCGCTTGATCCACCGCTTGTAATAGCACGTTGCGATAAGTGTATTCATCATCGGAAAGCTCTTCTTCAATTTGAAAGAGATCTTGAATACCAAGCATATCCTGAACGGATACTTCCCCCTCAATGTCTAATCGATCCCTCATCTCTTTGACCGAAAGACAGTAGGCTTTTGCTAACTCCCAATCGACCTTTAATGACTTTTTAACGAGAGATTCGGTATTGAAGGTCATGTACACATCGATTCTTCCACGTTGCACTTTCTGTTGTATTCTTTTTTTAATGTTATCTTCTAAGAACATTAAATGACGTGGAAGACGAACAGCTATCTCACAAAAACGGTGGTTGACTGCACGAATTTCAACCGATAGCTTGATGTCATTCCACGACGATTCATATCTTCCGTATCCAGTCATACTTTTAAGCAATAAAAATCACATCCACTCGTCTATTTTAATCAATTTTTCTAGGTGATACAAGGGGAGAAAAGCGTACATGCAATATACAAGGTCTCTTTTACCCGTTTTCGCCAGTGCTTAAACCTATGTTTACAAAATAATGAAACCCATCCCTTTATAATCGGTTGCATTAGTCATTGTTTTGTCACCGTTAACATATCAAATAAAAAAACAAAGCACAACAGCGTCGCACTTTGTTTCTCTCTTTTTTATCTCTTTTTCTGAATATTTACGTCGCTTTTTTCACAAGGGGTTTCTTTTGTCGAAAGCGTCGGACTCTTCCGTTACCAAATCTGAAGAAATAGCCACCTTCTCTTGACTTGAGGATTTGAAACCCGAGTAGGTGCATGACCGTTACATAGTATGCCAAAGATTTTCACCTCCTCATTTCATACCTATGGGAGATGATGAATGTCCTATGACAATTTTAGTTAATTTATATTTATTACATATCGCCCTCACATTAGAACATACTAGGGAATGAAGTTTTGAATGTAAAGGGGTATTCTTATGAACAAAAAATACGTCAGCATTTTGACGCTGGTTTGTTTTGCTATATCGTCCTTGGTTCATCCTGTTGTTCATGCAGAAAACGAAGGACAACGGAAGCATGAAAGGATTGAGTTACCAGATTCGGTGAAAGATATTTCTCGATCGAATACGTATCCTAATCCTGATATTGATCCCGAATACGTTGAGCCTAGTCCGGCAACAGAAGAATTGCTGGAAACATGCCAATATCACATTGATAATCCTAACCTCATCCGTTTACTGAACGAATCAACGATCAAAAATTCTAGGTTTGCACTAGGTTTCCGGGCCAATATCTATTTAGGAAATTGGGCACTTAATTACGAGTCAAACGAGACGACTGTTAACTGGGAGTATAAGGAAGCCAATGTCAACATGTTAGACAACCGGGGCGGTAATTCAACAGCCGAATTAACTTATGCTCAAGAAGAAAACTTCATCGCTAACGGTGGACTCACAACAAATGTCCTTGCCGAAGACGACGTGAAAAAGTTAATGATCGGGGCTGCTAAGCGGAATACCGGCCTTAACTTAGCCTTCAAAAGTCAAATTGGTAAAGGGACTAAGCATGATATTCTCATGAAAGTTCCTGTGGGCAAAAAAGGCGCTCTACACGCCCATGTTCCCGCTGCGAGCGAACGAGGTGTGATTACTTATGGAGAAGTTTATCTCGACATTAAGGGTTCAGAAAAAAAGCTTATTATTAAAAATGTGACCCAAAAAGGGGTTGGGGCATGGATTCCCGTACAGGACAAACTTTCATTTAAATACATGCTGTCAAATTAAAATGCTTGCTGTACCCCTATATGAACAACAATACAAAGCACCCTCAGGCTACCCTTACGTTGCATCTTTTGTGAATGATGCGTGCAAGGTTATGCCTCTAAAGGGTGCTTTGGTTGTGTTTTTAAACGATGACTAACGACGCTCTTTTTTACTGTTGAATACGTGTGTAAAAGCGAGTGCGACAGAAGGCAGTGCGGCAAAGAAGAGAACAAAAATCCATTCTTGAACACTGAGTGATACTGTACGGAAGATCGGTTGCAACGCCTCGAGATACATAACCCCTAACAACATTAAAGTTGAGGTCAGCACGGCTAAGATGAGCCACTTATTTTCAAAGGGATTACGGTGAAAGATGGATTTCTCGCTTCGACAGTCAAATACGTGTATTAACTGCGACATGACAAGGGTGGCAAACGCAATCGTTTGAGCTCTAATGAGATCGTCAGGGTGGTTCTGTAGCGTCAACCAGAATGCTGCTAAAGTAGCTAAACCGATGAGCAAACCTCTTGAACAAATTTTCCACCCTAACCCTCTTGCAAATATACTTTCTTTTCGTTCTCGTGGCGGAATGGACATGACATTTTTTTCAGAAGGGTCCACCCCTAAAGCCATGGCTGGTAGCCCATCTGTGACAAGGTTAACCCACAGGATTTGGATAGGCACGAGCGGAAGGGGCATACCTGCGAGCATAGCGAAGAACATCACTAGAATCTCCCCAACGTTAGAGGCTAGCATGTAACGGATAAACTTACGGATGTTTTCATAGATGTTACGCCCTTCTTCAATCGCTGCTTTAATCGTTGAAAAGTTATCATCACTCAGAATAAGTGATGAAGCTTCTTTGGATACGTCTGTCCCTGTAATCCCCATTGCAATACCAATATCTGATGCTTTTATGGCAGGAGCATCATTCACTCCGTCACCCGTCATAGCCACAACATGTCCCTTCTTCTGTAGCGCTTTGACAATGCGTAATTTATGTTCAGGTGATACGCGCGCATAGACTGTGACGTCCTCTACAATATCCTCAAATGCCTGCTGTCCCATATTCTCCAGCTCAGTGCCATTGATAGACATACTGCCTTGTTGTCTGATCCCTAATTGCTGCGCAATGGCTTCCGCTGTTTTCTGATGGTCACCTGTAATCATCACTGTTTTTATCCCTGCTTGTTTACACTCTGATATGGCTTGTTTCACTTCTTCTCTCGGAGGATCGATCATACCGAACAATCCGACAAAGACTAAGTGTTGTTCGGCTTGAAATTCATTCTGTAACTCATGTGGGCCGGCATCTCTGTAAGCAATGGCCAAATTTCTCAAGGCCATTCCGGCTAATCGATCATTCGCTTTTATAATGTGTTGACGAATATGATCCGTTAGCGGTGTCTTCCTTCCGTTCCATATCACATGGGTACACCGCTCTAGTAGAACATCTGGGGCACCCTTTGTGACCACTTTTCTGTGACCGTCGGAAGTGGTTACGTATACTGTCATCATTTTTCTGGCCGAATCAAAAGGAAACTCTTCTAACCGTTGATACGTTTGATTTAGTTTATTTTTCCAAATACCCGCCTTAGCGCCAGCGACCATTAAGGCACCCTCTGTCGGATCACCTGTAATATCCCAGTATGTCTTTTTCTTTTTCAACAAGCCGCCATCCACTTCAGCCTCTTCAGATAATGTGGCATTGTTACATAGGACCCCAAATTCAAGCATTTGGGATACCAGGGACTGTTGAGCATGCGTCAATGTATGCCCGCCTTCTTTATAAAATTTTCCTTTCGGTTCATAGCCTGAACCTGTGACTTCGATGAGCTGATTATTGAGCCACATCGTCGTGACGGTCATTTTATTTTGGGTCAGCGTCCCCGTTTTATCGGAACAGATCACGGAGGCACACCCCAAGGTTTCAACAGAAGGCAGTTTTCGTACGATGGCTTTTCTCTTAATCATTCGCTGAACACCGAGTGCGAGGGCAATGGTCACGACGGCAGGTAATCCCTCTGGAATAGCTGCAACGGCCAAACTCACGCCGGCCAAAAACATTTTATACGCATCGTGCCCGTGCCATATACCTGTAAAAACCACGATCGCTGTTAATATAAGCGCGACGGTGATTAAGACTTTTCCCAGTTGCTCTAGACGGTGTTGAAGCGGTGTCTGTATAGACTCTGTTGTTTGAATCAACTCCGCAATCTGTCCCATTTGCGAGTCCATCCCTGTGGCGACAACAATGCCTTGTCCCGATCCCCGCGTCACCAATGTGCCCATAAAAGCCATATTATACTGATCGCCTAAACTGACATTCTCATCTCGAATGACTTGCACTGCCTCTTTGTACACGGGGACTGATTCTCCCGTCAGTGCAGACTCCTCAATGTTGACACCCTTTGTTTCAAAGAGGCGTAAATCTGCTGGGATGCGATCTCCCGCCTCAAAATAAATGATATCTCCTGGTACAAGCTCAGAAGCGGGAATCTCCTCAAGCTTACCTTCTCGTATGACATGGGCCGTGGGCGCAGTCAGCTCTTTGAGTGCGATGAGCGATTTTTCAGCTCTATATTCCTGAACAAAGCCTAATATCGCATTAAGAACAACAATAGCAATGATCGTAATGGCATCCGTATACTCGCCTAGTAAACCTGACACGAGCGTGGCTGCTAATAAGACCAGGACCATAAAATCTTTGAACTGATTTAATAAAATGGCAAATGCCGAGATTTGACTTTGGTCCTGTAGCTGATTTGGCCCAACACGACGCAGTCTTTGTTTTGCTTCCTTCCAATCTAATCCCTGCTGCATATTTGTCTGTAACGTGGCTTCAACCGCTTTTTCGTCTTGTGTGTACCATTTCACCTCATTCACCCCAATGCTTGTTTTCTTGTCCTACTTCACTTTATTCAGGGAATCGGACAAACATGAGTGAAACTTTTCCCTCTTACTTGTCATGATCATGACCGTGGTGATACGATAGATGTACTGTAAAGAGGTGAATGCTATGTCATTTGACGGAATGGTCGTTCATGCGATCACACAGGAAATTCAATCAGCTTGCTTACAAGGGCGTATTGCTAAAATATATCAACCGTATGAGAGAGACCTCATTATTCATATACGAGCTCACGGTCGAAACCACAGATTACTCATTTCAGCTAATCCTTCGTATCCTAGAATGCATCTCACAGAAGAAACATTCATTAACCCGAAGGAAGCCCCGATGTTTTGTATGCTTTTACGTAAGCATCTTGAAGGTGCTGTGATTGAAGATATCTCACAAGTCGATAATGAACGTATGATTGAAATAACGGTACGCGGGAAGGACGAATTAGGAGATACGGCCAAAAAACGCTTAGTGGTTGAACTTATGGGTCGACATAGTAACATTATTTTAGTAGACCCTGAACGAAACATGATTTTAGATAGTATTCATCATGTGACGCCTGCTATTAGCCAATACCGCGTTGTATTACCCGGGCAATCTTACGTCTATCCTCCAGAACAGAACAAGTTAAACCCGTTCTTAGCTAGCGAAGACACGCTTTTGAAGAAGATTAATTTTAACCAAGGTAAGATTGACCAGCAAATCGTCAACACATTTAGCGGTGTCAGTCCACTTTTCGGGCAAGAAGTGTTGCACCGTGCCGGGCTACCGAACAGAGAGTCCGTTGCTCACTCCTTTTTTCAACTGATTGATCTTATTAAACAACACGACCTTCAGCCTGCTATGATGACGGCGAAGAACAAAGAATATTTTTATCTTTTTCCACTTGAACATTTACCTTCAGCACAAGTGAAATCGTACGCATCAGTCAGCAAGCTGCTTGAGGCTTTTTATCACGGGAAAGCGGAACGTGACCAAGTGAAACAACGCGCTAATGATTTAATTAAATTTGTTCAAAATGAGCGTAAGAAGAACCAAAAAAAAATAAAAAAGTTTCAACAAACGCAAAAGGACAGTGAAAAGGCAGAACAACATCAGTTGTTTGGTGAACTCCTTACAGCCTACATGCACCAAGTGAAGCGTGGGGACACGTCTGTTGAAGTGGTCAACTATTACGCTGAAGATGGCGAGATGGTCAGTATCCCACTTGATCCTGAAAAGACGCCTAATGAGAACGCTCAGCGTTACTTTAAAGCTTATAACAAAGCGAAACGCTCTATAGAAATGACGGAACAACAAATTGTCGCGGCGGAAAAGGAAATAGCCTATTTCGATGTGCTCTTACAACAGTTAGAGCATGCTTCACCGCAAGATATCGAGGATATACGTGAGGAATTGATAGAGGGCGGCTATATTAAAAAACGCCAATGGCATAAAAAGAAAAAGAAAGATGACAAGCCCCTGATTGACCAGTATGTTTCATCTGAAGGTACGACTATATACGTTGGAAAAAATAACAAACAGAATGAGTATCTCACAAACCGATTGGCACGTTCTTCCGATACGTGGCTACACACGAAGGACATCCCCGGCTCTCACGTCGTAATCCGAGGAACAGATTTTTCAGAGGAAACGCTCCTGGAAGCGGCTGAAATTGCAGCGTACTTCAGTAAAGCACGTCGATCGAGTCAAGTTCCCGTCGATTATACTTTGATCAAGCACGTACGTAAACCGAGTGGAGCCAAGCCGGGATACGTCACTTACGACAACCAACAAACGGTGTATGTCACACCGAAGGATGAGACAGTTCAACAATTAAAGTTTAGAAAATAGCGTTTCCATGTCACACCAGAATACGTACGCTTCAATATGGTTAGCTCATCCGAGCAGATACAAATGAGAGCTAGGGTCACACCCTAGCTCTTCTTCATTCCTCCGCTTCATCTAGACGCCAAACGTGTATCTGCTTACTTCTTCCTAGTGCATACCACATCTCATTTCCGCATATTATTATGATTTCCTCTCGCATCAGGTCATGAACGGTCTTAAGTCTTAATCCGTCTTTATTCTAAACGAAGGACGATTTACGATCTATAATAAAAGGAAAAAGATAACACTTATGTATGATCAGCCGCATGTGAAAACTATACAAAAACTTATAAATTCTATGCTGTTATCAAAGGATGTGAGTGTATGCATACGATGTGGAAAGGGTCCATCAGTTTTGGGCTTGTGCACATTCCCATAAAGTTATACTCTGCAACAGAATCCAAAGATGTGAAGTTAAGATATCTCCATGCAGAATGCCATACCCCCGTGAAATATGAAAAGAAATGTCCTGTGTGTGAAGAGGAAGTGCAACAACAAGAAATCTCTCGGGGTTACGAGTATGAGAAAGGTAAATTCGTCGTACTCGAGAAAGATGATTTTGACCAAGTGACACCTGAAACAAACAAATCCATTGAGATCATTGACTTCGTTGATTTAAAGGACATAGACCCTATTTACTTTAACCGCTCATACTTTGTAGGACCCAGTGAAAACGGGGAAAAAGCCTACGCTTTGTTAAAGGAAGCGATGGAGCAGTCAGGTAAGATCGGTGTAGCAAAAATAACGATTCGTTCTAAACAGCATTTGGCCGTCGTCCGCATTTATGATAAAGGGATGGTTCTAGAGACGATCTTCTATCCGGATGAGGTTCGCAATGTCGATCATGTCCCTGATATCCCTGAGAACGTAGATCTTGATGATAAGGAACTCAACATGGCTAAACAGTTGGTTGAGCAATTAACTACTGACTTTGAACCGGACAAATATACAGATGATTACCGTGAAAATCTGATGGAGCTCATCCAAGCGAAAATTACAGGAGACGAAATCAAAGTGGCTAAAGAGGTGCCAGAAACGGATATCGTTAACCTTATGGATGCCCTACAAGCAAGTATTGATGAAACGGAACCGAAAAAGAAAGGGACAACAAAAAAAGGCGAAACTAAAAAAAGCGAAGCTAAAAAAGGCGGAACGAAGAAAGCGACGGGTAAAAAGACGGCGTCTAAAAAGAAGTCAGGATAGAAATAGCTCCGCCAGTCTCGTATATGACGCCTGTTTTTCTTTTTCATCGTAAATATTGGTCAAAACCATGAGCTCATCAACTTGATGTTCCTCTGCCAGCAGGAGCAGTGAATCTTTGACCTTCTCCGGTCCACCTATAATCATACGACCTCGGTTTTGTTTGATTTTCTGGTGATCGCGTGAAGACAGTGGTACGGCTCTAGCTTCTTCTAGACTGGGGATATGTGTGTTAAGCCCTTTTTCAGTTCGAAGTAACCAAACGTCTTGACTGAGTGCTAAAGTTTCGGCATGTTCATCATCCGCACCGCAAATCACAAACACAGCCGTCAAAGCTTTGGGCTCAGCCATATACATAGATCGAAATGACGCTCTATAGGTCCAATGAGCTGCTTTCCCCCGGTCGGGACTAATGAAGTGACCATATACGTACCCAACACCATGGTGTGCTGCGAGCTGGGCACTGTTTTCACCTAATCCCAGTGAAAATATTGACGGTGCCGTCACGGTTCGTGGTGTGGCATATACACCATCCACATCCTTACCTTGAACATATCGCGTTAAGGTGTCTAGTTTTTGAGGATACGTTTGTAATTGTGGCTCTTTGTCATTTGCTAAAGCTCGGCGGACACGTTCAACACCGCCAGGAGAACGACCCACACCACCATCAATACGACCTGGAAAAAGGGATTCAAGCTGTAACAGTTGGGTGGCGACCTTTAAAGGACTATACTGGGGTAAAAGAATTCCGCCGGACCCTACATGAATCGTTTCCGTAAGACTTGCGGACACA from Caldalkalibacillus salinus encodes:
- a CDS encoding YicC/YloC family endoribonuclease — encoded protein: MTGYGRYESSWNDIKLSVEIRAVNHRFCEIAVRLPRHLMFLEDNIKKRIQQKVQRGRIDVYMTFNTESLVKKSLKVDWELAKAYCLSVKEMRDRLDIEGEVSVQDMLGIQDLFQIEEELSDDEYTYRNVLLQAVDQATDELVKMRTLEGKALTKDLQMRISKMQGLLEQIKVQAPNVKDQYAKKLEGRVKEWLPDAIDADQSRLLTEVALFAEKADISEEITRLESHYDQFLHNLEQTEPVGRKLDFLIQEMNREMNTIGSKANDIDISQSVVELKSELEKLREQVQNVE
- a CDS encoding YfkD family protein, translating into MNKKYVSILTLVCFAISSLVHPVVHAENEGQRKHERIELPDSVKDISRSNTYPNPDIDPEYVEPSPATEELLETCQYHIDNPNLIRLLNESTIKNSRFALGFRANIYLGNWALNYESNETTVNWEYKEANVNMLDNRGGNSTAELTYAQEENFIANGGLTTNVLAEDDVKKLMIGAAKRNTGLNLAFKSQIGKGTKHDILMKVPVGKKGALHAHVPAASERGVITYGEVYLDIKGSEKKLIIKNVTQKGVGAWIPVQDKLSFKYMLSN
- a CDS encoding calcium-transporting P-type ATPase, PMR1-type; protein product: MNEVKWYTQDEKAVEATLQTNMQQGLDWKEAKQRLRRVGPNQLQDQSQISAFAILLNQFKDFMVLVLLAATLVSGLLGEYTDAITIIAIVVLNAILGFVQEYRAEKSLIALKELTAPTAHVIREGKLEEIPASELVPGDIIYFEAGDRIPADLRLFETKGVNIEESALTGESVPVYKEAVQVIRDENVSLGDQYNMAFMGTLVTRGSGQGIVVATGMDSQMGQIAELIQTTESIQTPLQHRLEQLGKVLITVALILTAIVVFTGIWHGHDAYKMFLAGVSLAVAAIPEGLPAVVTIALALGVQRMIKRKAIVRKLPSVETLGCASVICSDKTGTLTQNKMTVTTMWLNNQLIEVTGSGYEPKGKFYKEGGHTLTHAQQSLVSQMLEFGVLCNNATLSEEAEVDGGLLKKKKTYWDITGDPTEGALMVAGAKAGIWKNKLNQTYQRLEEFPFDSARKMMTVYVTTSDGHRKVVTKGAPDVLLERCTHVIWNGRKTPLTDHIRQHIIKANDRLAGMALRNLAIAYRDAGPHELQNEFQAEQHLVFVGLFGMIDPPREEVKQAISECKQAGIKTVMITGDHQKTAEAIAQQLGIRQQGSMSINGTELENMGQQAFEDIVEDVTVYARVSPEHKLRIVKALQKKGHVVAMTGDGVNDAPAIKASDIGIAMGITGTDVSKEASSLILSDDNFSTIKAAIEEGRNIYENIRKFIRYMLASNVGEILVMFFAMLAGMPLPLVPIQILWVNLVTDGLPAMALGVDPSEKNVMSIPPRERKESIFARGLGWKICSRGLLIGLATLAAFWLTLQNHPDDLIRAQTIAFATLVMSQLIHVFDCRSEKSIFHRNPFENKWLILAVLTSTLMLLGVMYLEALQPIFRTVSLSVQEWIFVLFFAALPSVALAFTHVFNSKKERR
- a CDS encoding Rqc2 family fibronectin-binding protein → MSFDGMVVHAITQEIQSACLQGRIAKIYQPYERDLIIHIRAHGRNHRLLISANPSYPRMHLTEETFINPKEAPMFCMLLRKHLEGAVIEDISQVDNERMIEITVRGKDELGDTAKKRLVVELMGRHSNIILVDPERNMILDSIHHVTPAISQYRVVLPGQSYVYPPEQNKLNPFLASEDTLLKKINFNQGKIDQQIVNTFSGVSPLFGQEVLHRAGLPNRESVAHSFFQLIDLIKQHDLQPAMMTAKNKEYFYLFPLEHLPSAQVKSYASVSKLLEAFYHGKAERDQVKQRANDLIKFVQNERKKNQKKIKKFQQTQKDSEKAEQHQLFGELLTAYMHQVKRGDTSVEVVNYYAEDGEMVSIPLDPEKTPNENAQRYFKAYNKAKRSIEMTEQQIVAAEKEIAYFDVLLQQLEHASPQDIEDIREELIEGGYIKKRQWHKKKKKDDKPLIDQYVSSEGTTIYVGKNNKQNEYLTNRLARSSDTWLHTKDIPGSHVVIRGTDFSEETLLEAAEIAAYFSKARRSSQVPVDYTLIKHVRKPSGAKPGYVTYDNQQTVYVTPKDETVQQLKFRK
- a CDS encoding Ku protein; protein product: MHTMWKGSISFGLVHIPIKLYSATESKDVKLRYLHAECHTPVKYEKKCPVCEEEVQQQEISRGYEYEKGKFVVLEKDDFDQVTPETNKSIEIIDFVDLKDIDPIYFNRSYFVGPSENGEKAYALLKEAMEQSGKIGVAKITIRSKQHLAVVRIYDKGMVLETIFYPDEVRNVDHVPDIPENVDLDDKELNMAKQLVEQLTTDFEPDKYTDDYRENLMELIQAKITGDEIKVAKEVPETDIVNLMDALQASIDETEPKKKGTTKKGETKKSEAKKGGTKKATGKKTASKKKSG
- a CDS encoding LLM class flavin-dependent oxidoreductase, translating into MKDIQISILDQMATPTGKSAEDVARDTIAQVKYAEQLGFKRYWFAEHHGTSGLSSSSPEVMMAVSASLTETIHVGSGGILLPQYSPLKVATQLLQLESLFPGRIDGGVGRSPGGVERVRRALANDKEPQLQTYPQKLDTLTRYVQGKDVDGVYATPRTVTAPSIFSLGLGENSAQLAAHHGVGYVYGHFISPDRGKAAHWTYRASFRSMYMAEPKALTAVFVICGADDEHAETLALSQDVWLLRTEKGLNTHIPSLEEARAVPLSSRDHQKIKQNRGRMIIGGPEKVKDSLLLLAEEHQVDELMVLTNIYDEKEKQASYTRLAELFLS